The Pochonia chlamydosporia 170 chromosome 1, whole genome shotgun sequence genome window below encodes:
- a CDS encoding tubulin alpha-1 chain (similar to Aspergillus terreus NIH2624 XP_001214016.1) → MREVISINVGQAGCQIANSCWELYCLEHGIQPDGYLTEERKAQDPDQGFSTFFSETGQGKYVPRAIYCDLEPNVVDEVRTGAYRNLFHPEMMITGKEDASNNYARGHYTVGKELIEGVLDKIRRVADNCVGLQGFLVFHSFGGGTGSGFGALLMERLSVDYGKKSKLEFCVYPAPQTATSVVEPYNSILTTHTTLEHSDCSFMVDNEAIYDICRRNLGLERPNYENLNRLIAQVVSSITASLRFDGSLNVDLNEFQTNLVPYPRIHFPLVAYAPVISAAKAAHEANSVQEITMSCFEPNNQMVKCDPRHGKYMATCLLYRGDVVPNDTHAAVASLKTKRTIQFVDWCPTGFKLGICYQAPENVPNGDLAKVNRAVCMLSNTTAIAEAWSSLSMKFDLMHSKRAFVHWYVGEGMEEGEFSEAREDLAALERDYEEVAADSMGEEELEPEY, encoded by the exons ATGCGTGAGGTTATCAGCATCAACG TCGGCCAGGCTGGTTGCCAAATCGCCAATTCTTGCTGGGAG CTCTACTGTCTCGAGCATGGTATCCAG CCCGATGGTTACCTCACTGAAGAGCGCAAGGCTCAGGACCCTGACCAGGGATTCAGCACTTTCTTCTCCGAGACTG GCCAGGGCAAGTACGTCCCTCGCGCCATCTACTGCGATCTCGAGCCCAATGTCGTCGACGAAGTCCGCACCGGTGCTTACCGCAACCTTTTCCACCCCGAAATGATGATCACTGGCAAGGAGGATGCTTCCAACAACTACGCCCGTGGCCACTACACTGTTGGCAAGGAGCTCATTGAGGGCGTCCTCGACAAGATTCGCCGTGTTGCCGATAACTGTGTTGGTCTTCAGGGCTTCCTCGTTTTCCACTCCTTCGGTGGTGGTACTGGTTCCGGTTTTGGTGCTCTTCTCATGGAGCGTCTGTCTGTCGACTacggcaagaagagcaagcttGAGTTCTGCGTTTACCCTGCGCCACAGACTGCTACCTCCGTTGTTGAGCCTTACAACTCTATTCTCACCACGCACACCACTCTTGAGCACTCTGACTGCTCCTTCATGGTCGATAATGAGGCCATCTACGACATCTGCCGCCGCAACCTCGGTCTTGAGCGCCCCAACTACGAGAACCTGAACCGCCTGATTGCCCAAG TCGTTTCTTCCATCACTGCTTCTCTCCGTTTCGACGGTTCTCTCAACGTTGATCTGAACGAGTTCCAGACCAACTTGGTGCCTTATCCCAGAATCCACTTCCCTCTGGTCGCCTACGCCCCCGTCATCTcggctgccaaggctgcccaCGAGGCCAACTCTGTCCAGGAGATTACCATGTCCTGCTTCGAGCCCAACAACCAGATGGTCAAGTGTGACCCCCGTCACGGCAAGTACATGGCTACCTGCCTCCTGTACCGTGGTGACGTCGTTCCCAACGACACTCacgctgctgttgcctctCTCAAGACCAAGCGCACCATTCAGTTTGTCGACTGGTGCCCTACTGGTTTCAAGCTTGGTATCTGCTACCAGGCTCCTGAGAACGTTCCTAACGGCGATCTCGCAAAGGTTAACCGTGCTGT CTGTATGCtgtccaacaccaccgccattGCTGAGGCCTGGAGCTCTCTCTCTATGAAGTTCGACCTGATGCACTCCAAGCGTGCTTTCGTGCACTGGTATGTTGGTGAGGGTATGGAGGAAGGTGAATTCTCTGAGGCCCGTGAGGACTTGGCTGCTCTGGAGCGTGATTACGAGGAGGTTGCCGCCGACTCCATGGGTGAGGAGGAACTTGAGCCCGAGTACTAG
- a CDS encoding diphthamide biosynthesis protein 1 (similar to Aspergillus terreus NIH2624 XP_001208548.1) — protein sequence MEDDRAQVDLGIAADIEEAQLAQAHEQPANTDTSHGTTKQPKKRFVGRRAAAEAAAKNTTSTDGESGPVQAAKPKRAPRLLNRVPREILEDEALKEAIALLPANYSFEIPKTIHRIRTSGAKKVALQMPEGLLLFATTISDILTQFCPGIETLIMGDVTYGACCIDDYTARALGCDLLVHYAHSCLIPVDVTKIKTLYVFVDISIDTNHLLASLERNFATGKTIAVVGTIQFNATIHGVRSNLEAAGFKVLVPQIAPLSKGEILGCTSPRLRDEDAVDMILYLGDGRFHLESIMIHNPSIPAYRYDPYSRKLTRETYGHDEMQSLRRSAIHTAKGAKRWGLILGSLGRQGNPHTMALIERRLREMGIPWVNLLLSEIFPGKLAMMSDVECWVQVACPRLSIDWGYAFPRPLLTPYEALVALGVKEEWDKRGVYPMDYYGKEGLGRTRALEAS from the exons ATGGAAGACGACAGGGCGCAAGTCGACCTTGGCATCGCCGCAGATATTGAGGAGGCCCAACTCGCACAGGCTCATGAACAACCCGCAAACACAGACACTTCCCACGGCACAACCAAGCAGCCCAAGAAACGCTTCGTAGGAAGAAGAGCCgctgcagaagcagcagcaaaaaATACAACAAGTACAGACGGTGAAAGCGGCCCCGTTCAAG CTGCGAAACCAAAACGAGCACCCCGTCTCTTAAACAGAGTGCCCAGGGAGATTCTGGAAGATGAAGCCCTCAAAGAAGCCATTGCCCTCCTCCCCGCCAACTACAGTTTTGAAATCCCCAAAACCATCCACAGGATCCGCACGTCCGGGGCCAAGAAAGTAGCCCTCCAAATGCCAGAGGGCCTCTTACTCTTCGCGACCACCATTTCAGACATTCTCACGCAGTTTTGCCCCGGGATAGAGACCCTCATCATGGGGGACGTCACCTACGGAGCGTGTTGTATAGACGACTACACTGCTCGGGCCCTGGGATGCGATCTACTAGTTCACTATGCGCACAGCTGTCTCATCCCCGTGGACgtcaccaagatcaagacCCTCTACGTCTTTGTAGACATCAGCATCGACACAAACCACCTTCTCGCTTCACTGGAGCGCAACTTCGCCACCGGCAAAACCATCGCCGTCGTCGGCACCATCCAGTTCAACGCCACCATCCACGGCGTACGGAGTAACCTCGAGGCAGCAGGCTTCAAAGTCCTCGTCCCGCAAATAGCGCCCCTCAGCAAAGGTGAAATCCTGGGCTGCACATCCCCACGCCTCAGGGACGAAGACGCCGTGGACATGATTTTGTATCTCGGCGACGGGCGTTTCCACCTTGAGAGCATCATGATCCACAACCCGTCCATACCGGCGTACAGGTACGATCCGTACTCGAGGAAACTTACGCGTGAGACGTACGGCCACGATGAGATGCAGTCGCTGCGACGGAGTGCCATTCACACGGCTAAGGGTGCGAAGCGGTGGGGTCTGATACTGGGATCGCTGGGACGGCAGGGGAATCCGCATACCATGGCGCTGATtgagaggaggttgagggagATGGGGATCCCGTGGGTGAATTTGCTGTTGAGTGAGATTTTCCCGGGCAAgctggccatgatgagcgACGTTGAGTGCTGGGTGCAGGTTGCGTGTCCGAGGTTGAGTATTGATTGGGGGTATGCGTTTCCGAGGCCGTTGCTGACGCCGTATGAGGCGCTGGTTGCGTTGGGAGTGAAGGAGGAGTGGGATAAGAGGGGGGTGTACCCGATGGATTATTATGGCAAGGAGGGGCTGGGGAGGACGAGGGCGTTGGAGGCGAGTTGA
- a CDS encoding vacuolar ATP synthase subunit B (similar to Aspergillus terreus NIH2624 XP_001208665.1), protein MGDPRESSSYSVVPRIRYNTVGGVNGPLVILENVKYPRYNEIVSLTLPDGSVRSGQVLEARGDRAVVQVFEGTSGVDVKKTRVEFTGDSLKLGVSEDMLGRIFDGSGRAIDKGPKVLAEEYLDINGSPINPYSREYPEEMISTGISAIDTMNSIARGQKIPIFSASGLPHNEIAAQICRQAGLVKQHGVTNKGVHDAHEENFSIVFGAMGVNLETARFFTRDFEENGSLERTTLFLNLANDPTIERIITPRLALTTAEYYAYQLEKHVLVILTDLSAYCDALREVSAAREEVPGRRGFPGYMYTDLSTIYERAGRVQGRNGSITQIPILTMPNDDITHPIPDLTGYITEGQIFVDRPLHNRGIYPPINVLPSLSRLMKSAIGEGMTRRDHGDVSNQLYAKYAIGRDAAAMKAVVGEEALSAEDKLSLEFLEKFERQFISQGAYESRSIFESLDLAWSLLRIFPKDLLNRIPAKVLNEYYQRAQKDAKSKGKARADAAVKDQQQTEENLIDA, encoded by the exons aTGGGAGATCCTCGCGAGTCGTCGTCGTACTCGGTCGTACCACGAATCCGATACAACACCGTTGGCGGTGTCAATGGTCCGCTGGTCATTCTTGAGAAT GTCAAATACCCGAGATACAATGAGATTGTGTCTTTGACGCTTCCTGATGGATCCGTACGATCTGGTCAAGTTTTGGAGGCTCGAG GTGACCGAGCTGTCGTCCAG GTTTTCGAAGGGACttctggtgttgatgtcaagAAG ACTCGAGTCGAATTTACGGGCGACAGCTTGAAGCTTGGTGTCTCTGAGGACATGCTTGGTCGTATTTTCGATGGTTCCGGACGTGCCATCGACAAGGGACCCAAGGTTTTGGCTGAGGAGTATCTCGACATTAACGGCAGCCCTATCAATCCCTACTCTCGA GAATACCCCGAAGAGATGATCTCGACTGGTATCTCTGCCATTGATACAATGAACTCGATTGCCCGAGGCCAAAAAATTCCCATCTTCTCAGCTTCTGGTCTGCCACACAACGAAATTGCTGCTCAGATTTGCCGAcaggctggtctggtcaagcaaCATGGTGTCACCAACAAGGGTGTCCACGATGCTCATGAAGAAAACTTCTCCATTGTGTTTGGTGCCATGGGTGTGAACTTGGAAACCGCTCGATTCTTTACTCGCGATTTCGAAGAGAACGGCAGTTTGGAGCGTACTACTCTGTTCCTTAACCTTGCTAACGATCCTAC TATTGAACGTATTATTACCCCTCGTCTTGCCCTTACGACGGCTGAATACTACGCCTATCAACTCGAGAAGCacgtcctcgtcatcttgacGGATTTGTCGGCATATTGCGATGCTCTTCGTGAGGTTTCTGCCGCCAGAGAAGAAGTCCCTGGACGACGTGGTTTCCCTGGTTACATGTACACTGATTTGTCCACCATTTACGAACGTGCCGGCCGTGTCCAGGGACGAAATGGCTCGATTACTCAGATTCCCATCCTGACTATGCCCAACGACGACATTACCCACCCTATTCCCGACTTGACAGGATACATTACGGAGGGCCAGATCTTCGTTGACCGTCCTTTGCACAACCGTGGTATTTACCCGCCCATCAACGTGCTGCCCTCGCTGTCTCGACTGATGAAGTCTGCCATTGGTGAGGGCATGACCCGCCGCGACCACGGCGATGTGTCCAACCAGCTGTACGCCAAGTATGCTATCGGTCGTGATGCGGCTGCCATGAAGGCAgttgttggtgaggaggCCTTGTCTGCTGAAGATAAGCTGTCTCTGGAGTTCCTGGAGAAATTCGAGCGACAGTTCATCAGCCAGGGAGCTTACGAGTCACGAAGCATTTTCGAGTCACTGGATCTTGCGTGGAGCTTGCTCCGTATCTTCCCCAAGGACTTGCTGAACCGTATCCCCGCCAAGGTCCTGAACGAGTACTACCAGCGTGCCCAGAAGGATGCCAAGTCAAAGGGCAAGGCGCGAGCAGATGCGGCTGTAAAGGACCAGCAACAGACTGAGGAAAACTTGATTGACGCATAA
- a CDS encoding ribosomal protein S6, eukaryotic (similar to Metarhizium robertsii ARSEF 23 XP_007818045.1), which produces MKLNISYPANGSQKLIDIEDERKLAVFMEKRMGAEVPGDSVGDEFKGYIFRITGGNDKQGFPMKQGVMHPSRVRLLLSDGHSCYRPRRTGERKRKSVRGCIVGMDLSVLALSIVKQGDNDIPGLTDVVHPKRLGPKRATKIRKFFGLTKDDDVRKYVIRREVQPKGEGKKPYTKAPKIQRLVTPQRLQHKRHRAALKRRQAEKVKDEANEYAQILAKRVAEAKAHKADARKRRASSMRK; this is translated from the exons ATGAAG TTGAACATTTCCTACCCTGCCAATGGCAGCCAGAAGCtcatcgacattgaagatgagCGCAAGCTCGCCGTCTTCATGGAGAAGCGC ATGGGCGCCGAGGTTCCTGGCGACTCCGTCGGCGACGAGTTCAAGGGCTACATCTTCCGCATCACCGGAGGAAACGACAAGCAGGGTTTCCCCATGAAGCAGGGTGTCATGCACCCCAGCCGTGTCCGCCTCCTTCTCTCCGACGGCCACTCCTGCTACCGCCCCCGCCGCACCGGCGAACGCAAGAGAAAGTCCGTCCGTGGCTGCATCGTCGGCATGGACCTGTCCGTCCTGGCCctcagcatcgtcaagcaGGGCGACAACGACATCCCCGGCCTGACCGACGTCGTCCACCCCAAGCGCCTGGGTCCCAAGCGTGCCACCAAGATCCGCAAGTTCTTTGGCCTCACCAAGGATGACGAT GTCCGCAAGTACGTCATCCGCCGCGAGGTCCAGCCCAAGGGCGAGGGCAAGAAGCCTTACACCAAGGCCCCCAAGATCCAAAGACTGGTCACCCCCCAGCGTCTCCAGCACAAGCGCCACCGTGCTGCCCTCAAGCGCCGCCAGGCCGAGAAGGTCAAGGACGAGGCC AACGAGTACGCCCAGATCCTCGCCAAGCGTGTcgccgaggccaaggcccACAAGGCCGATGCCCGCAAGCGCCGCGCCTCTTCTATGCGCAAGTAA
- a CDS encoding hydroxymethylglutaryl-CoA lyase (similar to Verticillium alfalfae VaMs.102 XP_003007376.1) encodes MTLIRSAVCRACRRSQFQLRRGFATASSQQATPNNRVKLVEVGPRDGLQNEKKAIPLATKIELIERLARTGVSTIEAGSFVSPKWVPQMANSSEILEHLLQKKVQAPVPMTYSFLAPNTKGLQNCADILKANPETFSTQLDPRADGKGEPKPALEVAVFAAATESFSQKNLNCDIQTSLERFKAVIQDSKALGLRVRAYVSVVLGCPFEGFDVDPHKVAEIATDLLESGADEISLGDTTGMGTAPRTSALLRCMSAAGIRTEDIAMHFHDTYGQALVNTAVSLEHGIRTFDSSVGGLGGCPYSPGATGNVATENMVYFMETLGMDTGIDLDAMSDIGSWITAELGKANDSTVGKAVLGARARATAEAVKA; translated from the exons ATGACTCTCATACGATCCGCCGTCTGCAGGGCTTGCAGGCGATCGCAGTTTCAACTACGACGAGGCTTTGCGACGGCCAGCAGCCAACAAGCTACACCAAACAACAGAGTCAAGCTGGTCGAGGTTGGACCTCGTGATGGCCTACAaaacgagaagaaggcaattCCACTCGCAACCAAGATTGAGCTCATTGAGAGATTAGCTAGGACTGGCGTCTCTACCATTGAGGCTGGATCTTTCGTTTCACCGAAATGGGTTCCTCAG ATGGCCAACTCGAGCGAAATTCTTGAACACCTTCTTCAAAAGAAAGTTCAAGCGCCTGTTCCTATGACATATTCCTTCTTAGCACCCAATACCAAGGGCCTCCAGAACTGTGCCGACATTCTCAAAGCCAATCCCGAGACCTTCTCCACGCAACTCGACCCCCGAGCGGATGGCAAGGGTGAGCCAAAGCCCGCGTTGGAAGTTGCCGTATTCGCAGCCGCCACAGAGAGCTTCTCGCAAAAGAACCTCAACTGCGATATCCAGACGTCATTGGAGCGATTCAAGGCTGTGATTCAAGATTCCAAGGCCCTAGGTCTACGAGTTCGTGCGTATGTATCTGTAGTTCTTGGATGTCCCTTTGAGGGATTTGACGTCGACCCTCACAAGGTCGCCGAAATTGCTACGGACCTTTTAGAGTCTGGAGCCGATGAGATCTCCTTGGGCGATACTACGGGCATGGGCACCGCTCCCCGCACGAGCGCACTGCTGAGATGCATGTCTGCGGCGGGTATTCGCACCGAGGATATTGCCATGCACTTCCATGATACGTATGGTCAGGCACTGGTGAATACTGCAGTCTCGTTGGAGCATGGGATAAGAACTTTTGACAGTAGTGTTGGTGGGCTTGGTGGATGTCCTTATAGCCCTGGAGCTACTGGCAATGTTGCTACGGAGAATATGGTGTACTTTATGGAGACCTTGGGGATGGACACTGGTATTGATCTGGATGCCATGTCTGATATTGGATCCTGGATTACGGCGGAGTTGGGCAAGGCGAATGATAGTACTGTTGGGAAGGCTGTGCTGGGAGCGAGGGCTAGAGCTACAGCGGAGGCTGTCAAGGCTTAA
- a CDS encoding dihydropyrimidine dehydrogenase (similar to Metarhizium acridum CQMa 102 XP_007811992.1), giving the protein MDNNRAPAHPFISSAHLTNVVPLAQGIEFHVYKAQSPQYGTVALRIPQHKVFQNVNDPNNDAKELITQELAIYKLLHGTDVPVPRAHQLLEVDDYPAMLSEYIDDDGTEASPAELGRVAALIHTAVVPDDWNVRLVAMEDGDAITALVNRMVRRFDQLVKEEPACKSWIPKREVLHDVAEKLQRFPSCLLHMDLRDVNLRVRKGKVVAVLDWTSCLIGPAAIDFYRIMELGKPGDEFVQAYSTLTSLPQVTAEEETFLRLDAALMISLVFISEAPDEKLRGPSVKRVEELATALHQHSQR; this is encoded by the coding sequence ATGGACAACAACCGCGCCCCAGCCCATCCATTCATCTCATCCGCCCACCTCACAAACGTCGTCCCCCTAGCCCAAGGCATCGAATTCCACGTCTACAAAGCCCAGTCCCCCCAATACGGCACCGTCGCCCTCCGTATCCCCCAGCACAAAGTATTCCAAAACGTTAACGACCCGAAcaatgacgccaaagagCTCATCACGCAGGAGCTTGCCATCTACAAGCTCTTACATGGCACAGACGTCCCCGTCCCGCGAGCACATCAACTCCTCGAAGTTGACGACTACCCCGCCATGCTgagcgagtatattgacgacgatggcacGGAAGCTTCACCCGCGGAATTGGGTCGCGTGGCTGCTCTCATACATACCGCTGTCGTACCGGACGACTGGAACGTGAGGTTAGTGGccatggaggatggggatgcTATCACGGCGCTGGTGAATCGTATGGTTAGGAGATTCGATCAGCTTGTGAAGGAGGAACCAGCTTGCAAGAGTTGGATTCCAAAACGAGAGGTCCTTCATGATGTTGCTGAGAAACTGCAACGGTTTCCCTCGTGTCTTTTGCACATGGATCTTCGGGATGTGAATCTTCGCGTGAGAAAGGGAAAGGTTGTTGCGGTGCTCGATTGGACGAGCTGCCTGATTGGTCCTGCTGCCATCGATTTCTATAGAATCATGGAGCTGGGCAAACCGGGTGATGAGTTTGTGCAGGCGTACTCTACTCTTACGTCATTGCCGCAAGTCACAGCTGAGGAAGAGACGTTCCTAAGACTCGATGCCGCATTGATGATATCCCTGGTGTTCATATCAGAAGCCCCAGACGAGAAGCTAAGAGGACCAAGTGTGAAACGGGTTGAAGAATTGGCCACGGCGCTTCACCAGCATAGCCAAAGATGA
- a CDS encoding aldose 1-epimerase (similar to Verticillium alfalfae VaMs.102 XP_003004171.1) — MKWSAKIVALAALALPLVSAADADTNTSKEPKPDKDGKYWIYGDGISAAFIAYGASVSNFMVKDQYGVERDIVAGFDNATYYGIDKQHPHFGGVPGRYANRIKNSTFEIDGKKYHIKPNENPTKDNPDGVDTLHGGPDGWDWRNFTVVAHSNHSITFSLVDPDGKEGFPGEVVSVITYSLNGKDWDLKMIAEATTKKTPIMLSSHTYWNLDGFANNQTNTVFNHSLHMPYAGFRVGVDNILIPTGEFLPNKKGDVNDFWSKPKQIGASFGDDDIVNNCGFNCTGYDNCYINNRGAIGPFDWRKQGPVTTLSSPWSGIQLDVFTDQDAFQMYSCNGQNGSMALKKTQGVEGDNKDKFPRTIPKYGCVVLEVQDYIDGINHPEWMRDKKQFFEPGGDPYVLQAKYRFSLVSDHEKKKSS; from the exons ATGAAGTGGTCTGCAAAGATCGTGGCCCTGGCCGCGCTCGCATTGCCCCTGGTGAGCGCTGCAGACGCCGacacaaacaccagcaagGAACCCAAGCCCGACAAGGACGGCAAATACTGGATCTACGGCGACGGCATCTCCGCCGCCTTTATTGCCTACGGCGCATCCGTCTCCAACTTCATGGTCAAGGACCAGTACGGCGTTGAGCGCGACATCGTGGCCGGCTTCGACAACGCCACCTACTACGGCATTGACAAGCAGCATCCTCACTTTGGCGGTGTCCCTGGCCGGTATGCCAACCGCATCAAGAACAGCACCTTTGAGATCGACGGCAAAAAGTACCACATCAAGCCTAATGAGAATCCTACCAAGGACAACCCCGATGGTGTTGATACCCTCCACGGAGGGCCGGACGGCTGGGACTGGCGCAACTTTACGGTTGTGGCTCACTCCAACCACAGCATTACCTTTTCTCTGGTTGACCCCGACGGCAAGGAAGGGTTTCCCGGCGAGGTTGTCTCCGTGATTACGTATAGTTTGAACGGGAAGGATTGGGATTTGAAGATGATTGCCGAGGCGACGACCAAGAAGACGCCCATTATGCTGAGCAGTCATACGTACTGGAACTTGGATGGCTTTGcgaacaaccagaccaacacTGTGTTCAACCATTCCCTACACATGCCGTATGCGGGATTCCGCGTTGGCGTGGATAACATTCTCATCCCGACGGGCGAGTTCCTGCCGAATAAGAAGGGTGATGTGAATGACTTTTGGAGCAAGCCTAAGCAGATTGGCGCATCgtttggcgacgacgacattgTGAATAACTGCGGCTTCAACTGCACTGGTTATG ATAACTGCTACATCAACAACCGCGGCGCCATCGGCCCCTTCGACTGGCGCAAACAAGGCCCCGTTACGACCTTGTCGTCTCCCTGGTCTGGCATCCAGCTAGACGTCTTTACTGACCAGGACGCCTTCCAGATGTACTCGTGCAATGGGCAGAACGGCTCCATGGCCCTCAAGAAGACGCAGGGCGTGGAGGGcgacaacaaggacaagttccCTCGCACGATTCCCAAGTACGGATGCGTGGTGCTCGAGGTTCAGGATTATATTGATGGTATCAATCACCCTGAGTGGATGAGGGACAAGAAGCAGTTTTTTGAGCCTGGCGGTGATCCGTATGTGCTGCAGGCCAAGTATAGATTTAGTTTGGTCTCGGAtcatgagaagaagaagtcgtcTTAG
- a CDS encoding chromosome transmission fidelity protein 8 (similar to Metarhizium robertsii ARSEF 23 XP_007818046.1), with amino-acid sequence MSAKLHPPRKPSSPPPNPLPSLIQTPSGLALLELQGTINLPHSKDGQPLKDVEIGKIDFPDYVPDAEGSAWMKRVHMYVGQHQRLTGEVKKLPKAIAVIRRRENKVLENSAGMYMEEGENLEIVEIVKYKIMFSNRPEPVGTANAP; translated from the coding sequence ATGTCAGCAAAGCTTCACCCCCCACGAaaaccatcctcaccaccaccaaacccccTCCCGTCACTCATCCAAACCCCCTCCGGCCTCGCCCTCCTCGAGCTCCAAGGCACTATCAACCTCCCCCACTCCAAGGACGGCCAACCCCTCAAGGACGTGGAAATCGGCAAGATCGACTTCCCGGACTACGTTCCCGACGCAGAGGGCTCAGCGTGGATGAAGCGCGTGCACATGTACGTTGGCCAGCACCAGCGTCTAACAGGCGAAGTGAAGAAGTTGCCCAAGGCCATCGCGGTGATTCGACGGCGCGAGAACAAGGTGCTGGAGAATTCGGCGGGGATGTATAtggaggaaggggagaaTTTGGAGATTGTCGAGATTGTAAAGTACAAGATTATGTTTTCGAATCGGCCGGAGCCGGTGGGGACGGCGAACGCGCCTTGA